The sequence TTGTGCGTTAGATGTTTGTGTGCGCAGAACCATACGCTCACCGTTTTCATCTTTTTTCTTTAGGTAAAACGTATCATGATCCTGACGGGCAGGGTGGTTTTCTGGAATATTAAGCGCAGTGAAGTTAAAGAAGTCTGTTTCCATCTCTGGGCCTTGAACTGTTGTAAAGCCAATGCGCTCCATCACTGTTTCAAGTTCTTCCATCACGTATGAAATAGGGTGAATTTTACCAGTCGTTGTTGGTGTTGCTGGTAGTGTGATATCCAATGTTTCGCTCTTTAGCTTTTCTTCAAGAGCGATGGCATCAAGTTTTTCTTTACGCGCAGCAAGGGCTTTTGTAACAGTGTCACGTACAGCGTTGACTTCACCACCAAAGCTTTTACGTTCTTCTGGCGGAAGTGTACCAAGGGTTTTAAGAAGCCCTGTAATTTCACCGTTTTTACCAAGCAGTTTGACACGCAGACCCTCGAGGTCAGCTGGTGTGCTAAGGGCATTAATGCTCTCTAAGCTTTGTTCTTTAAGTGCGCTGAGATTCACTGTGTTCATGATCCTATACTTTTTTAAAGCTGTTTCTAGTTTTCTATATGGTGCTGCAAATTGGTTTTATCTGCGCTTCCCGTGCTCATGTATCATGAAGTACACTGCGCTCTGGTTCTCGCTAAAACTCAATTTTCGCGAGCCATCTAGTAAACCATTTGAACAGCTTCACATCCTATATGAAAATGAGGTGAAACGCACCCAATTTCCTATGTTTTTTATACAAAAAAGGCCGACATTTCTGCCGGCCTTTTGAATCGCTTACGCTTATAGCGCCGACTTAGCTTTTTCAACAAGAGTTGTAAAGGCTTTCTCGTCGTTCATAGCAACCCATGCAAGAACCTTACGGTCCATTTCAATGTTTGCTTTCTTAAGGCCGTTCATGAAGCGGCTGTAGCTCATGCCGTTTAGGCGAGCAGCAGCGTTAATACGAACGATCCATAGGCGACGGAAGTCACGCTTCTTGGCGCGGCGGTCACGGTATGCGTACTGCAAACCTTTCTCAACGCGCTCAATAGCAACGCGGAAACAGCTCTTTGAACGTCCGCGGTAGCCTTTAGCCATTTTCAAAATTTTCTTGTGACGTTGGCGTCTTACAATACCAGTCTTAACACGTGTCATAATATGTGTCCTTTCCTAAAAATTACTTGCTAGCACAAAATTTATTTGGCCGTAGCGTTTGCTGCAGCTTCGCGGCGCATTGCACGCTTAAGAGCCTTAGTACGCTTACGTTTTGCGTTACGGTATGGAAGTAGCTTATCAACTACTGCAAAGTTGTTATCGTCAACGATAGCAGTACCTTGAAGCTTGTGAGCATCCTGACCTTTTTTACTTAGGAAGTGACCGTGGCCTTTAATACCACGACGGATTTTACCGCGCGCTGTTGATTTCCAAAAACGACGAACGGCAGATTTTTTAGTCTTGAGTTTGTAACCCATATTACTGTCCCTTTCTCGTCTCTCTGCTGGCGGTTTTAGACCATCTAAAACACTTTTACAGGGGCCATACAGAAGAGGTTTGGATGCTTTATAAGAGAGATGAATACAAAATGCAAGTGTTTTGTAAGACTTAAGACGATGTTTTTAGGTCTAAGGGTGCGTCTGGATAGTGAGAAGCAAATTGATTGAGGCGGTCAAGTTGTGCTTTTGAGAGCTTTTTGCCATGCCCTTCCTTATCTGAATTTACAACGATTTTAACCGCTTTTTGAATATCTTCATCTTTATATGAGATGTTGTAGTAATCAAGGACTTGGGCAAGGGCTTTTTCTGGGGATGCGGTTACATCTTCATAGGTAAGCCAGAGTGCATCTTTTCTATGCTCATGCCATTGCCCTAAAAACTGCGTGCACCAGCTGCCTGCAAAGTCAACGATAAAATCGAGCTGTTTGTCTTCGTGCCAGCTCTTAAACTCTTCAGGAGCATGAATAGAAGGCTGGTTGAGAGAATCTTTCAGAAGGAGGTCCTTGTGAGAGATGATCACATCAGGAAGATTGCGTGTCAGGATCACAGGCTTAATATTGAATTTTTCCATCAGATCTAAGTTTTTAGGAGAAGGTCTTGTATGTTGGTGAGACACTGTATTCATGCCGTAGCCGTCTGTCAGCCTTGGTAGGTAGAGGTCTTGCTCTTGATGCGGATTGTATGTGTAAGAGTGCGGAATAAAGCCTGTTGCTTCTTCAATCAAGCGTACTAAATAGGTTGAAGCTGACTTCGGCATCGCTGCAATAAAAATAGAATGCCCAGAGCGGCGTGTCACTCTACGGAATTTACTATGAACAAGAGTCACTCTTGTACTGGTTTTATGTGCGGCGCGCACGAGTCTTTTATATAATTTCATGGCAGCGACTTTAACGGAAAATGAAAAAAAATGAAATGTTATTAAGCGTTTGACAGGGTTCTTTGTATACGATAAATTTGCACGGATTTGTAAATCTGTCTCTCTTTTTCCTATCTCTCACTTCTAGAGGAGAACCCCTCCATGTTTAACAAACTGCTCATATTGGCAGGACTTGTGCTGACTGGTGTTGGTATTAATACCCTGTTTGGGGATGTTGCCAGCAACTGGTTTGTTGCAATTGTCGCTGTTGCTGCTGCGTTCAAGCTATTGCCTGGGCGTATCACTTTTGGCGCATTGTCTGTCATCTTTGTGAAGCCGGTTATGCTGGTTTTCTTGGGTGGTATGGCATTCTATAACTTGGCCGCAGATGTTGGCTGGGTTGCAAATACATATGCTTATGGGTCTGTGTGGCTTTGGGGCATTTTGTTTGCAGCTTATAGTTTCCTTGCGTTTGCGCCTCATTCTTGGATCCGTGCCGTTGTGAAGCCGCCGATTGTGGCTTTTCAAAAAATGGCTTTCGGGTTTGAGTATGAAGGCATTGAGCACTATAAGGCTGCTGGCCCGCGCCGTTTGCTTTGCCCAACGCACCCTTCATTCCTTGACCCGTTTTTCATTATTGCAGCCGTGCCTGATAAAATCAGTTTTGCCATGCATGCCGCAACAGCGGAGATGCCACACTTCAAGTTCATCACGCGCCTTGGCGCACCGTTTGCTGATATCTATAAAGTAGACATGATGAATGCGATGGCGCTGAAAGGTATGGTGGCTGATGTAAAAGCTGGCCGGACCATTTGTATCTTCCCTGAGGGCCGTATTGCCTTTACGGGCAGCCTGATGAAGGTTCAAAATGGTTCCACCATGATTGTGAACAACGCGGATGCTGTGATTATCCCGATTCATGTGGATGGTCTGCAGTTCTCGTTTGCAAACCGTATGTCTGGCAAGTTGCGTCGTCGTGCTTTCCCGAAGGTTCGCGTGTCCTTTACGGACCCCGTTGAACTGGAAAAGAAAACCGGTCGTGCAGCCCGTGAAGACATTCAACTGTATGACGCAATGCGTAGCACCATGTTTGAA comes from Pseudomonadota bacterium and encodes:
- the pheS gene encoding phenylalanine--tRNA ligase subunit alpha; this encodes MNLSALKEQSLESINALSTPADLEGLRVKLLGKNGEITGLLKTLGTLPPEERKSFGGEVNAVRDTVTKALAARKEKLDAIALEEKLKSETLDITLPATPTTTGKIHPISYVMEELETVMERIGFTTVQGPEMETDFFNFTALNIPENHPARQDHDTFYLKKKDENGERMVLRTQTSNAQIHSMMEHGAPLRVMSVGRVYRCDSDMTHTPQFHQMEALCVDKNITFANMKGVLHRFLTEFFERDIKMRMRPAYFPFVEPGAEIDIEWTYTAADGTEKTRWLEILGCGMVHRNVLKNAGVDPEEYQGFAFGVGVDRLTMLKYGVNDLRTMFEGNIPFTQHFGMDAAKVRK
- a CDS encoding sulfotransferase domain-containing protein, with translation MKLYKRLVRAAHKTSTRVTLVHSKFRRVTRRSGHSIFIAAMPKSASTYLVRLIEEATGFIPHSYTYNPHQEQDLYLPRLTDGYGMNTVSHQHTRPSPKNLDLMEKFNIKPVILTRNLPDVIISHKDLLLKDSLNQPSIHAPEEFKSWHEDKQLDFIVDFAGSWCTQFLGQWHEHRKDALWLTYEDVTASPEKALAQVLDYYNISYKDEDIQKAVKIVVNSDKEGHGKKLSKAQLDRLNQFASHYPDAPLDLKTSS
- the rplT gene encoding 50S ribosomal protein L20, with product MTRVKTGIVRRQRHKKILKMAKGYRGRSKSCFRVAIERVEKGLQYAYRDRRAKKRDFRRLWIVRINAAARLNGMSYSRFMNGLKKANIEMDRKVLAWVAMNDEKAFTTLVEKAKSAL
- a CDS encoding 50S ribosomal protein L35; translation: MGYKLKTKKSAVRRFWKSTARGKIRRGIKGHGHFLSKKGQDAHKLQGTAIVDDNNFAVVDKLLPYRNAKRKRTKALKRAMRREAAANATAK